DNA from Candidatus Stoquefichus sp. SB1:
AATGGCTTGAAGATCTTTAGGATGTTCAGCATACATGTAAAGAATAATAACAAAATAAGTAATCACACCAACAATTACAGATATGATAAGTGGGATAAATACTTTTTTTGTAAGGGCAAATAATCCATAATAACATCCACCAGCAACAATCCCCATAATCAATGCGGCGACCAATGGAAGGACATAGGTACGTCTGATTTCTTGTCTATAGTGTGTTTTTTTACGTAATGATTTTTGGTTTAAAAAACAGACCTGTAAGCCATAAAAACAATTGGCAATAACTAAAGAATAAAGTCCAAGTGGTGTAAAAAATAATAATAAGACAGTTATAATACAATGCCATATCAAAGCGATGGCTGCATTTTTTAAAGGAGCATTCACTTCACCAATGGCCTGAAGAATTCCATTTGTAAGTGTTGATAATCCAAAAAAGACAACACCTGGACTCCCAACAGCTAATAACATAGTTGCTAATTGAATAGTATCTTCTTGAGGAAATAAGATACCCATAATAGGGAAAGCCAAAACGGTCATTCCAACTGCTGATGGTATTAAGACCATCATTGTTACACGAATACCAGAACGGATATGTTCTTTGGTTTGACGATAATTCTTAATTGCCCAAGAAGAAGAAATAGCAGGGATAGATGCTGTTGACATTGCGGAAGCTAAAGCGACTGGAACGTTTTGTAAAACAATATATTCACCAGAATATACACCAAACATTGTAATAGCTTCTTTACCAGTTCCCATAGCAAAATAGAAAATATACATATCAATTGTTGTGACTAAATTATAGATGCATGTTGCGAAAATGATAGGTGTGACAATATTTAAAATCATTTTAAATATACTTTTATATGAATCTTCATGATTATCTGGTTCATCTTTAACAATGAGATTATCTTTACGTCTAAAATACATCAGTCCCATATAAATTAAACCAATCAGTACTCCAGCACCAGTTCCTAAGGCACTTCCAGCAGCCCCTACGCTTGCTAATTGACTACCACCAACACTTAAATAAGGTTGGATAAATAGATAAGCAGCACCAACTGAAACAATGGCATTGAAAACTTGTTCAATGATTTGTGAAACGGATGTGTATAATGTTGTTTGATGTGCTTGGAAATAACCTCTAAATACACCTAGTAATCCTGAAAGGAAAATTGTTGGGCAAAGGACTCTTAAAGCAGCAACTGCATTTTCAGGTACAATAAAGGGAGCAATAAAAAATGCAACAATAGCAGCTCCTCCGCCAATTGCACATATGTATATAAAAGAACAGCGTAATATTTTTTGAGCATTATTATACTGATTTAAAATAAGTTT
Protein-coding regions in this window:
- a CDS encoding putative polysaccharide biosynthesis protein; this translates as MNHSRSIVKQASILAIAGILVRIIGVLYRSPLTSLITTEGIGYYSTAYNIYALILLISSYSIPTAISKLISEKLILNQYNNAQKILRCSFIYICAIGGGAAIVAFFIAPFIVPENAVAALRVLCPTIFLSGLLGVFRGYFQAHQTTLYTSVSQIIEQVFNAIVSVGAAYLFIQPYLSVGGSQLASVGAAGSALGTGAGVLIGLIYMGLMYFRRKDNLIVKDEPDNHEDSYKSIFKMILNIVTPIIFATCIYNLVTTIDMYIFYFAMGTGKEAITMFGVYSGEYIVLQNVPVALASAMSTASIPAISSSWAIKNYRQTKEHIRSGIRVTMMVLIPSAVGMTVLAFPIMGILFPQEDTIQLATMLLAVGSPGVVFFGLSTLTNGILQAIGEVNAPLKNAAIALIWHCIITVLLLFFTPLGLYSLVIANCFYGLQVCFLNQKSLRKKTHYRQEIRRTYVLPLVAALIMGIVAGGCYYGLFALTKKVFIPLIISVIVGVITYFVIILYMYAEHPKDLQAIPYLNRVVYKMKKR